A genomic segment from Drosophila miranda strain MSH22 chromosome 3, D.miranda_PacBio2.1, whole genome shotgun sequence encodes:
- the LOC117185691 gene encoding uncharacterized protein LOC117185691 isoform X7: MAGYRSLPLAPVSAGSMAAAAAAVPAQNVGHAGPTMAYAHHQSMTAMSSNNGIIYQSAVHASIHSLPSQHRSSTTHHHILATATATATAAAAAAAATAAAAMVSLPATAAAAAAQQHGTYGHQQQPHHPQQQQQQQQQQHQHLPQQSHQQQQQQQQHQQQLMSHQQHSALQQQQQQHHHLQQSHQQQQQLHQQQQQQQQQQHLSAVHHHHHHHHQQLSLHQNHLYFSGASLGHHHHHRQIFSHLQSALMPLSVNGEPIKLPDNLESLPRADSFPSQRHRWNTNEEIAAILISFDKHCEWQSKEVRTRPKSGSLLLYSRKKVRYRRDGYCWKKRKDGKTTREDHMKLKVQGTECIYGCYVHSAILPTFHRRCYWLLQNPDIVLVHYLNVPYPDDNKMAVIAPSITLWGDKKEWTKEELVSQLKPMLSTVNSDDDSDSGNDIEISTAETVESIVCQLMEKQRLSRQAALVKQLDCGCGDSGCADGKTCTHPVMRRTGGIIKSAVATSASEKRLNEGAFNSGTPNVVVASKLYSRWAERPRQRNDGMHLENPHAQFHNATQQLPQESAIKFQIIPPQQQQQQQQQQQTGHGDGSYQQQYRGANQMLAARSNLVMQQQQQQQQQYHQQQQQHLSLQRFVASQSQNSAHLNQHHHRLQIANTTITATARDPSTTVAAAASVASASAAGGGSVLNGMDTELIEIQSHMTANKITSSVSSNGNGSGSNPIASAKQLAAQTNNELNVVNNNDPSNNNFMYNQQQQQLNTSSNSNNTQQQQQHYYKLQQTSATPNSGQLQLQNQTQTQTPALVQPPVEAMCMSPEHRSGSSSSSNNNTASTSSAVNSHNTSPSTAIATTTSMAASISISTSTSGTSSTSSSLQSIIDGNQQQQITTTSTAATCDNLMSANALTELNGGSSSSSNNQATDGHNKSQSQSQSQPQTLSQNGCATFSASSDNSSQISASDESSSFRANNQNNSIHSIHSIHSSHSSSSNSSEDEPQAGNAAETLSFFNETLDLSHEDIQRTLIANMQPYNTAAGEAATTTIEPLATNGSHSSSNSNGKPQEVEKKPSVGQEVEAEPEEDDTDDVFANLDAFDMLVEFPELDLDDKQALNNTALEQGSYLGQSAAQTQQPRKIHNICDFSPEWSYTEGGVKVLVAGPWTSSNGAGAYTVLFDAQPVPTQMVQEGVLRCYCPAHEAGFVTLEVACGGFLVSNSVMFEYKLSLLADAPFDASSSNDCLYKFTLLNRLSTIDDKLQLKTEQEPTTDHTALYLEPNFEEKLVAYCHRLTKHAWSMPSTVASWSVGLRGMTLLHLAAALGYAKLVGAMLNWRAENPHIILETELDALSQDVYGFTPLAWSCVRGHVECSLLLYKWNHNALKIKTQGQQTALDLANLKGHKHLLAQIFRLEKERCRKPHLRGGLANLSMNLGVETEAEESQPQTYNSFDLEILQRKHDGVFLRPGAVHSNQSPPNNGSRYSKRSSIDSGINMDIRSKSGKSLARLHSNFEGHDSYALGVDSPLDTLTGTNCLLSPLRKMDFALWDSDAKVLTLAEHIIAAMPERIKNEADEMMVLGSPLTEPLTSESSALTDSFMDPLLDSLPNTHFDSDFNVDFHDHSYRYHDVSTPCSSLSPASSGPLQSPASYSILGTDPSVSSPSPPPSTKQLTEFLHASSLSQYPFEADFSKLTLTDTEQRELYEAAKCIQKAYRSYKGRQKLEEQNKERTAAIVIQNYYRRYKQYAYYRQMTNAALVIQHGYRSYRKNKRFKKSGLGQGMAGGSDHGSVSSNSQCLSSFYDHYKQDQQQLQQQHEMGSQPSTPKETSPSGPLKRTYSQSTQNQAARKIQQFMRQSRIKLQRERAEKEKLVHQRRAEYLQNLQYQGQQEILACLENNSSAQNSGSNTYTNSINNLQSNQ; encoded by the exons ATGGCCGGTTATCGCTCGTTGCCGCTGGCCCCCGTTTCGGCCGGCAGtatggcagcggcggcggccgCCGTTCCGGCCCAAAATGTGGGTCATGCCGGACCCACGATGGCCTATGCCCACCACCAGTCGATGACGGCCATGTCATCGAATAACGGTATTATCTATCAGTCGGCGGTGCACGCCTCCATACACAGCCTCCCGAGCCAGCATCGCTCATCCACCACGCATCATCACATTCTAGCCACGGCCACCGCCACAGCAAcggccgcagcagcagcagcggcagccacaGCCGCCGCAGCAATGGTGTCCCTGCcggcgacagcagcagcagcagcagcccagcAACATGGAACCTATggacaccagcagcagccacaccacccacaacagcagcagcagcagcaacaacagcagcatcagcatcttCCTCAGCAAtcccatcagcagcagcagcagcagcagcagcatcagcaacaacTGATGTCCCATCAGCAGCATTCCgcgttgcagcagcagcagcaacaacatcaccATCTACAGCAATCccatcagcaacagcaacagctccatcagcagcagcagcaacagcaacagcagcagcatctctCTGCCGtgcaccaccaccatcatcaccaccaccagcagctgTCGCTGCACCAGAACCACTTGTACTTCAGCGGTGCGAGTCTGGGGCACCATCACCACCATCGACAGATCTTCAGTCACCTGCAGAGCGCCCTAATGCCGCTCAGTGTCA ATGGCGAACCTATCAAACTACCCGACAATTTGGAGAGCCTGCCAAGAGCTGACAGTTTTCCATCACAGCGTCATCGTTGGAATACAAATGAG GAAATTGCTGCGATTCTTATCAGCTTTGACAAGCACTGCGAGTGGCAGTCCAAGGAGGTCCGAACCAG ACCCAAGAGCGGATCCCTGCTGCTGTACTCGCGGAAGAAGGTGCGCTATCGCCGCGACGGCTATTGCTGGAAGAAGCGCAAGGATGGCAAGACGACGCGCGAGGATCACATGAAACTGAAAGTACAAGGCACGGAG TGCATCTACGGCTGTTATGTACACTCGGCCATATTGCCCACGTTCCATCGCAGATGTTACTGGCTGTTGCAG AATCCGGACATTGTTTTGGTGCACTATCTGAATGTGCCGTATCCGGATGATAATAAAATGGCAGTAATTGCCCCCAGCATCACCCTGTGGGGCGACAAGAAGGAGTGGACCAAGGAGGAGCTGGTTAGCCAGCTCAAGCCGATGC TCTCCACAGTCAACTCCGATGATGACTCCGACTCGGGCAACGACATTGAGATATCG ACGGCCGAGACCGTGGAGTCGATTGTGTGCCAGCTGATGGAGAAGCAGCGCTTGTCCCGCCAGGCGGCCCTCGTCAAGCAGCTCGACTGCGGCTGCGGGGACTCGGGCTGTGCCGACGGCAAGACCTGCACGCATCCCGTGATGCGGCGCACGGGAGGCATCATCAAGTCCGCGGTGGCCACATCGGCCTCAGAGAAGCGACTCAACGAGGGGGCCTTCAACAGCGGCACGCCCAATGTGGTGGTGGCCAGCAAGCTATACTCCCGCTGGGCGGAGCGGCCGCGCCAGCGCAACGATGGCATGCACCTGGAAAACCCGCACGCACAGTTCCACAATGCCACGCAACAGCTGCCCCAGGAATCGGCCATCAAGTTTCAGATCATTCCTCctcaacagcaacagcagcagcaacagcaacagcagacgGGACATGGCGATGGCAGCTATCAGCAGCAATATCGTGGTGCCAATCAGATGCTGGCCGCAAGAAGCAATCTGGtgatgcagcagcaacagcaacagcagcagcaatatcaccagcaacagcagcaacactTGAGTCTGCAACGATTCGTGGCCAGTCAGAGCCAGAATTCGGCTCATTTGAATCAGCATCATCATCGCCTGCAAATTGCCAATACAACAatcacagccacagccagagatCCTTCCAcaacagtagcagcagcagcatcggtagcatcggcatcagcagcaggaggaggctcCGTCTTAAATGGAATGGATACGGAACTAATTGAAATCCAAAGCCACATGACTGCAAACAAAATCACTAGCTCCGTCAGCAGCAATGGAAATGGCAGCGGTAGCAATCCCATTGCCAGTGCCAAGCAATTAGCAGCTCAAACGAACAACGAATTAAATGTCGTAAATAATAACGACCCCAGCAACAATAACTTTATGTACAatcaacaacagcagcaactgaATACttccagcaacagcaacaacacacagcagcagcagcaacattaTTATAAATTGCAACAGACATCAGCAACCCCAAACAGTggccaactccaactccaaaaTCAAACCCAAACACAAACCCCAGCCCTTGTCCAACCCCCTGTTGAGGCCATGTGTATGTCACCTGAGCAtcgcagcggcagcagcagcagcagcaacaacaatacgGCCTCAACGTCTTCCGCTGTCAACAGTCATAACACCTCCCCCTCCACAGCCATAGCCACAACCACGTCCATGGCCGCATCTATATCTATATCCACATCTACGTCCGGCACATCGTCCACCTCGAGTTCCTTACAATCGATTATCGATGGcaatcagcagcaacaaattACAACGACATCGACGGCAGCAACTTGTGATAATTTAATGAGCGCCAATGCGCTCACTGAG CTGAATGgagggagcagcagcagcagcaacaatcaGGCCACAGATGGCCACAACAAGAGTCAATCCCAATCGCAGTCTCAGCCTCAAACTCTGAGCCAAAATGGTTGTGCAACATTCAGTGCTTCCAGTGATAATAGCAGCCAAATTAGCGCCAGCGACGAGAGCAGCAGCTTTCGGGCCAACAATCAGAACAACAGCATACACAGCATCCACAGCATccacagcagccacagcagcagcagtaacaGCAGCGAGGACGAGCCCCAGGCGGGCAATGCTGCCGAGACCCTGAGCTTCTTCAACGAAACCCTGGATCTATCCCATGAGGATATTCAACGTACACTGATAGCCAATATGCAGCCGTACAATACGGCTGCAGGCGAAGCAGCCACGACAACGATAGAACCTTTGGCAACAAACGGCAGCCAcagtagcagcaacagcaacggcaaaCCTCAAGAAGTGGAGAAGAAACCTTCAGTCGGCCAGGAAGTCGAAGCCGAACCTGAGGAGGATGACACAGACGATGTGTTTGCCAACCTGGATGCCTTCGATATGCTCGTGGAGTTCCCCGAGCTGGATCTGGATGATAAGCAGGCCCTGAACAACACGGCCTTGGAGCAGGGCTCCTATCTGGGACAGTCGGCCGCCCAAACGCAGCAGCCCCGCAAGATCCACAATATCTGCGACTTCAGTCCGGAGTGGTCCTACACCGAGGGCGGAGTCAAGGTACTTGTGGCCGGACCCTGGACGAGCAGCAATGGTGCTGGCGCCTACACGGTGCTCTTCGATGCCCAGCCCGTGCCCACGCAGATGGTGCAGGAGGGAGTGCTCCGTTGCTACTGTCCTGCCCACGAGGCGGGCTTTGTGACGCTAGAGGTGGCCTGCGGCGGCTTTCTCGTGTCCAATTCGGTCATGTTCGAGTACAAGCTGTCGCTGCTGGCCGATGCCCCGTTCGATGCGAGCAGCTCGAACGATTGCCTGTACAAATTCACGCTGCTCAATCGCCTCTCGACCATCGATGACAAGTTGCAGCTGAAGACGGAGCAGGAGCCGACG ACGGACCACACGGCTCTCTATCTGGAGCCGAACTTTGAGGAGAAGCTGGTCGCGTACTGCCACAGGCTGACGAAGCATGCCTGGAGCATGCCCAGCACAGTGGCCAGCTGGAGCGTGGGCCTGCGGGGCATGACGCTGCTGCATCTGGCCGCCGCCTTGGGCTATGCCAAGCTGGTGGGCGCCATGCTCAATTGGCGGGCGGAGAATCCACATATCATACTCGAAACGGAGCTGGACGCCCTCAGTCAGGATGTGTACGGTTTCACGCCGCTCGCCTGGTCCTGTGTGCGCGGCCATGTGGAGTGTTCCCTGCTGCTCTACAAGTGGAATCACAATGCACTGAAGATCAAGACGCAGGGCCAGCAAACGGCCCTGGATTTGGCCAACCTTAAGGGGCACAAACATCTCCTGGCCCAGATATTTCGACTGGAGAAGGAGCGCTGCCGCAAGCCGCACTTGCGCGGCGGCCTGGCCAATCTTTCAATGAACCTAGGCGTTGAAACGGAAGCGGAGGAGTCGCAGCCGCAGACCTACAACAGCTTTGACCTGGAGATACTCCAAAGAAAGCACGATGGCGTCTTCCTTAGACCTGGGGCAGTGCATAG CAATCAAAGTCCTcccaacaatggcagcaggTACTCTAAGCGCTCTTCCATAGACAGCGGCATCAACATGGACATACGCAGCAAGTCAGGCAAGTCCCTGGCCAGGCTGCACAG CAACTTTGAGGGGCACGACAGCTATGCATTGGGAGTGGATTCGCCGCTGGATACGCTGACTGGGACCAATTGCCTGCTCTCGCCGCTGCGTAAAATGGATTTCGCCCTGT GGGACTCGGATGCCAAAGTGCTGACCCTGGCCGAACACATTATAGCAGCAATGCCAGAGCGCATCAAA AATGAAGCCGATGAAATGATGGTGCTGGGCAGCCCCTTGACTGAGCCACTGACCTCAGAGTCCTCGGCCCTGACAGACAGCTTTATGGATCCCCTGCTGGACTCGCTGCCCAATACGCATTTCGACAGCGACTTCAACGTCGACTTCCACGACCACAGCTATCGGTACCACGATGTGAGCACTCCTTGCTCCAGCCTGAGTCCCGCCAGCTCGGGGCCGCTGCAGTCGCCGGCCAGCTACTCCATACTGGGCACAGATCCGTCTGTCAGCTCGCCCAGTCCGCCGCCGTCGACCAAGCAGCTGACCGAGTTCCTGCACGCCTCCAGCCTGTCGCAGTATCCGTTCGAGGCGGACTTCTCCAAGCTGACGCTGACCGACACGGAGCAGCGGGAGCTGTACGAGGCGGCCAAGTGCATACAGAAGGCCTACCGCTCGTACAAGGGCCGGCAGAAGCTCGAGGAGCAGAATAAAGAGCGCACTGCCGCCATTGTCATCCAGAACTATTACAGGCGGTACAAGCAGTACGCCTATTACAGGCAGATGACCAACGCCGCCCTGGTCATCCAGCATGGCTATCGTTCCTATCGAAAGAACAAACGCTTCAAGAAGAGCGGCCTGGGCCAGGGCATGGCAGGGGGCAGCGATCACGGCAGCGTCAGCAGCAACTCTCAGTGCCTGTCCAGCTTCTACGACCACTACAAGCAGgatcagcagcagctgcagcagcagcatgagATGGGCTCGCAGCCGAGCACGCCCAAGGAAACCAGTCCCTCGGGTCCTTTGAA ACGAACCTACTCGCAGTCCACCCAGAATCAAGCTGCCAGGAAGATCCAACAGTTCATGAGACAATCACGCATCAA actACAGAGAGAGCGAGCCGAAAAAGAGAAGCTGGTGCACCAACGCAGGGCGGAATACCTTCAAAACTTGCAGTATCAAGGGCAGCAGGAAATCTTGGCTTGCCTAGAAAATAA CAGCTCTGCCCAGAACAGTGGCAGCAACACCTATACGAACAGCATCAACAATCTACAATCCAATCAGTGA